The sequence below is a genomic window from Proteus vulgaris.
AATAAGCGTTGTTTCGACTTAGGTAGCGCATTTCACACGTTAACAATGGAACCTGAAAAGTTTGATACTGAATTCAGTGTTAAGCCAATTATTCCAGAGGGTGCCTTTACAACAACGGAAACAATGAAGTCATGGATTGACGAATACAACAATAAGTTGCCTAAGAAGCTCTCACAAGATGAGTTAAAAGCAATTATTGAAGAACATAATGCCACTCTGACACCGCAACTTTCCACCAGCGGAAAAGCCGAAGAGCTAGGTCAGATATACATGCAGTTACCCGATGAATTTAAAGCCATTCCAGAGGATGGGAAATTCACAGGTGCAGCAATGAAAGCCTGTATCAAAGCCTATAACGATACTTTGCCAACACCATTGAAAACCTCAGGTAATACCGACGCATTACTTGAGCAGATATACCACCACATCAACCCCGAATTATATTTGTCAGAAGTAAGTAAGCCTGAGCCACTTAGAAAACCCGTCAAAAAAGATGACCTCATGCAGGTTATTAAAGAAGTGAACCCTGATGCTGTATTTGAAGATGAAATCATTAGCCAATGGCTTAGTGATGATTCAAAAATTCATGTTCAAACCGTTGACTATGAAATGGCAAATAACATGCGTAGCGCTGTTATGAACCACAAAGAAGCATCCAGTTTATTAAACCACCCTAACCGCGTATCAGAAGTGAGCTACTACGGCATTGATGAAGATACTGGTCTTGAAATTCGTGTTCGTCCTGATATCGAAATTCAAACAGAAAATAACCGATTAGGTTTTGACCTCAAATCAGTAGCACTTGGTCGATTTAAACAAGATGCCATTGAATCCATGATCCGCAGAGAAATCATTAATCGCGATTATCACATCAGTGCAGCTATGTATTGTGATGTAGCAATGCTGGATCAGTTCTTCTGGATATTCGTTAACAAAGATGAGCATTACCACTGGGTTGCTATCGTTGAAGCCTCTCCTGAATTACTTGAACTGGGTCGTGCTGAGTACAAAAAGACACTGCGTGATATCCGTGAAGCTATGGATACAGGATATTGGCCAGCGCCTATCACCACTACTCTCACTATCGATATCACTGACTTTGAGCAGAGAAAGTTAGAAGAACTGCAAAACGAAGTCGCTTAATAAAACTGCGCTTGAACAATCAGGCGCACGTTTGGAGTAAATATTATGTCAGAAGTAGCAACTCTCGAAAGAAATCAATCAGTAATGAATAACACATCATTACTTTTTAATCCTGAATCATTAGACCGTATTGTCAAATTTGCGGAGCTAATGGCATCAGGTACAGCAACGGTGCCAAGACATCTGCAAGGTAAACCATCTGATTGTCTTGCTATCACAATGCAGTCCGCACGTTGGGGAATGGATCCTTTCGTTGTCGGTCAAAAAACTCATGTCATCAATGGTGTGCTTGGTTATGAAGCCCAATTAGTAAATGCAGTTATTACCAGTTCAAATGCTGTTGTAGGTCGATTCCATTACAAATACGGTGGCGACTGGGAAAAGATTGTAGGCATGAAAGATAAACGTGATGAATCGGGTTTATTTATTGAAGTCGGTGCAATTTTAAGAGGTGAAGAAGAAATTACATGGGGTGAGCCTGTTTACCTTGCTGACGTACAGACGAGAAACTCACCACTTTGGAAAACAATGCCTAAGCAACAAATCGCGTATCTCGCTGTAAAATATTGGGCCCGTCTTTATTGCCCTGAAGTTATCCTAGGTGTGTATACACCAGAAGAACTTGAAGATCGTCCGATTAAAGACATCACCCCACCGAAAGAACGTGTAAGCATTAATGAAATCACTACCCAGAAACAATCAAATAATGCTGAACCTGTAAAAGAAGCTCAAGGCGAGTTTATACCTAAGTTCGATGCGCAAGCATTTAGATTAGCTATTGATGATGTTCAAACTGTCGAAGAAGCTAAAAATATTCGTGCAGAAATTGAGAACTTAAAAAATGAAATGGGGATCAACCTGTTTACTGAATTAAAAAATAAAGCAGTACAGGCATACCACCGCATTGATGCACGTAATGCCTTAGAAGCTTCTATCAACTCACTTCCTGAATCTGGCTCACCAGAAGCCACAGAAGCATTTGAAAAAGTAGACAAGCTACTAAAATCAAGCAAAAGAAAACTTGGTGATGAATTATACGAGTCTTTCTCTATCACACTTGATGATATGCGCCCTGAATACCAGTGATCCTATTTAAAGCGGAGCGATACAGCTCCGCAAGGAGTTTAAATATGAATATTAAATTACCTATCAACCCTATTCGTATGCCTGCTGTTTTAAAGCTAACAGGACTTTCTCGCTCAACTATTCGCACTTTAGAGAAGAAAGGTGATTTTCCAAAGCGTATGTATTTGTCGGTGCGCTGTGTTGCTTGGGAAGCGGAAGAAGTAGATGAGTGGTTGAAAAAACGTTCTCAATCAAGAGAGACACCTAAGTGTTACACCGAACGTAAGCGTAATGAAGCTGGTCAGTTTGTGAGTAACGCCTAACCCCTACCCGTTAACCAAAGAACTCAGTGTAAGGATGCAATGAAGAGGAATGACGATGAAACATCCATCAATTATACAAATTAGCAACGATAGTATTCAAACGCTACTAATGAAAGGGGAGCATACCGCCAACGAGGTGATTAATTCAGCCATTGAGTCTGGAGAAATAGATGAGAGTGACCGCCAATTTTGGGAAAAACACAACAAGGTAGATATTTGTTATTTCAAAGCAGTTCCCAAGCCTGGTTATTCAGCGTATTACCATGAATCAAGCAAAGATGTTAAAAGTGCATTTTTAGCAACGGCTGTCATGGTTTATTGGTAAGGATGCAATGCGGAAGAATGAATATGAAAGACAGAATCAAGTTTAACGATGTAATGCTAAAGGCTGTCATAGATGGCAGAAAAACACAGACACGCAGGCCAATTAAACCACAACCAAAAGTAACCGAAGATGGGTTACGCTATCTTAGTGCATGGCAAGATGGTTACACACTATCAGAGCAAGTATGCGCAGCATGGCGGCATGGATTTGTTGATGTTGATTGCCCGTATGGTGAGATTGGCGACATTATCAACATTGCAAACAAGGACGGTAATATCAAAGGAAAAATTGAAATTACTGATGTTTGGGTTCAGCAAGTAAACAATATCAGCGAAAGTGATGCAGAAGCCGAGGGATTTAACGGGAAATTAAATGCACATACTTCTTACTTTGCTGTGGAATGGATTGCAATATATGGAATTGATAGCTGGGTAAATAACGAATGGGTATGGGTGATTGAGTTTTACTATATAAAGAAGTAAAGTCATAGTAATGTAATTCTGAAAAATATTTATCAACAGTATGAAAAATAAATGTATAAAACTTTATCGAAAGCTATTTTCACATACGCCTTCCGTGCGAGAAGATATCGATCTGCTATCCGATGAGCACTATAGAAACAAGGAGTATAATTTTTATTTTATATCATCAGCATCCTTATCAATAATTTCAGCAACTTTTTTTATAGGAATGCTTAGTTTTAATTTTAAAACAGCCAGTATGATTGAGTTAGTGGAAATATATTTATCAATATTCTTCTTTTCCATGTCTCTTTCATTAAACTCATTTTTTATTTTTTCATTATTTATATCTTCTGGTGATGAACTTGACAAAATAAAAATAATAATTTTTAAGTATAGAGTTTTTGGATTGTTTAAGTTGTTATCATTTATATTTCCTTTTCTTGGGATGTTTTTTCTAATATCATATTTCAGTTTTTTAATTGCAATTTTCTCATTAATTAGTTTTTTTGTTATGAATTATTGTTATGAAAGGTTAATAATGAAAGCAAAAAAAAGAGCAAAAAAAATTTGAAACGATGCCCTGCACTAGCAGGGTTTTTTATACCTAAAATTCAGAGGATACAATGAAGCCAATACTTGATATGTGCTGTGGCTCTCGTATGTTTTATTTTGATAAACAAGACGACCGAGTTTTATTTAATGATATTAGAGCAGAAGAACATATTTTATGTGATGGAAGAATTTTAAATATAACACCAGATATTATTTCTGATTTTAAAAATCTTCCATTTCCTAATAATACATTTTATCAAGTGCTATTTGATCCACCTCATTTAATTAGAGTTGGCAAAAATAGCTGGATGTTTAAAAAATACGGTTCGTTAAATAAAGACTCATGGAAAGAAGATTTAAAAAAAGGATTTACTGAAGCATTTCGTGTGTTAAAGCCAAATGGAACCTTATTGTTTAAGTGGAATGAAACTCAAATATCCGTTAAACAAATATTAGCTTTAACCAATGAAAAACCAACTGCCGTTCAGCGTGTAGGGAAAAACGATAAAACACACTGGATAGCATTTTATAAAGGGAACGAATGAAAAAATATGACCTTATATATTGTGATCCTCCGTGGGATTACAAAAATAAAGTTTCAAACGGTGCTGCTAAAAATCATTATCCAACAACATCCCTCTTCAATTTAACTCATATCCCTATTCACTCTATTGCATCTGATAACGCAGTTCTTGCCATGTGGTATACAGGTAATTTTGTACTCGAGGCTATTAAATTAGCTGAAGCTTGGGGCTTTAAAGTCCGCACAATGAAAGCTTTTACATGGGTTAAGTTTAACCCTTTAGCATGGCAACGAATTGATAAAGCTATTAAAAACAGCGAGTTATTTAATTATCACGACCTGTTTGAACTATTAGATGCTGAAACAAAAATGAATGGAGGTAACTACACCAGAGCCAATAGTGAAGATGTTTTAATCGCTACTCGAGGCAATGGATTACAGCGCATTAGTGCTAGCGTTAAGCAAATCGTATTTAGTTGTTTAGGTGAGCATAGCGAAAAACCGTGGGAAGTAAAAAACCGTCTTGAACAGTTGTACGGTGATGTAAATCGCATTGAGCTATTCGCTCGTAACATGTCACAAGGTTGGGATGCATGGGGCAATCAATGTCCTAACAACAGTATCGAACTTATCAATTCTCATTTTATTTGTAAGGAATAAATATGCCTGATATCGCAGATGATGCTAATGACTTAACGGCTCTACAAATCAACACCGCATTAGCAAACAGAGAGCCACCGGCCAAAAGCTTAACTGGATTTTGTATCTGGTGTCGTGAAGAGCCTGTAACAGAGAACAGCGCTTACTGCTCTAAAGAGTGTGGGGATGATCACGCTCAGTACAAAAGGAAAAACGGCTAATGATTATTTTACTCACATTATTAGCTGTGTACTTATGGCTTGCTGGATACCTGTTTTCAGAATCTAAGCACGAAAGCGACAATATAAAAGATATTGTGGCCAGACTGTTTTACTCAACAATCTGGCCTATTGTCGGTGTGCTTTACCTATCGTCACTACTTGCTTATAAAACACTTGGCGAAGAATGACCGAGCGTTAATCTTTCTCTTTTATCCATTCATCCACCATATCAGCCCACTCTTGTAACATCTTCCTACGCTGTTCAGCATATTCAGCTTTGTTGTAAACGGCTCTAACGCCATTTTGAACGTGTGCTAAACATTTCTCTATCCAATCTGAGTTATAACCTGCTTCGTGCAATAGCGTGCTTGCTGTGCGTCGTAAATCGTGAACGGTAACTGGTTCGAACTCAATACCTTTTTCATTGATACGTTTTACGGTGCCATCAATCACGTTATTCAATGCAGCATTAGAAAGTGGCTTTTTAATATCATATCGACCAGGCATTAAGTAATCACTTCCCATCGCACAAACTTTCATACCAGTTAGGATATCCATTGCTTGATCAGAGAGATAAATAACATGCTCTTTTCTCCCCTTCATTCGCCCTTTAGGGATCACCCATTGTCTATTTTTAAAGTCTATTTCATCCCATGTAGCGTGAATAAACTCAGACTTTCTGACTAATGTTAGCAAGACAAATTTAACGGCCAATTTTAAGGTTGGATAACAACTATAGTTTTCTAGTTCACGAAATAAGATACCGATTTCTTTCGGTGACATTGCCCTTTCTCGTGCCTGAAAAGTCCCTATCGAAGATGCCTTTATTGCATCTGCTGGGTTAGTAATTTCATAACCTCTATCTATGGCATAAGTAAAAACAGATCCAACAATCTCACGTACTTGTAATGCGGTCGCTTTTGCGCCTCTATCCTTTATCTTTTCACACAAAGCTCTAAGCCTTGGTGTGGTGATCTCTTCTAGCTGAAGCTTGCCGAATACAGGATAGATTTCTTTTTCAATAATTGCTTCTTTCATGGCCCTTGTAGAGTCAGCATATTGGGCATCATTAAGGAAATTGACGGTATAGTCTTTGAATACCGTCCCTATTTTTTTACTCTCAATACCGTCACGTTTCTTTGAAGCTGGCGATATGCCTGCGCTTAGCAGCCTTTTTGCTTCAATTAATTCAGCTCTTGCTTCTGCAAGCGTGATACCGTCAGCACTGTATCGACCAAAAGTAACCGTTTCTCTCCTTCCATTAAAACGATAATCATATCTAAATGAAATAACACCACTTTTTGTCACTGCAACGTATAAACCATCTCGATCAGACACTTTATAAAGCTTGTCTTGTGGCTTTAAACTTCTTAGTTTTGTATCGGTCAGCATGCTATAACCTCAATGCTGATACCGTCAAATGACAGCAAATTCATGACGGTATCAGTGTCTTAATTTTATAATTTATATTTTGATACCGTCACATATACCGTCATTTTTTTCGGTTCTTGTCAACCATCACCAACCATAGAAAACAAAAAAGCCACCAGTAACTTACTGATGGCTCTTGTTTTTTTAACCTTTATCAACTATTGCTGATAAACGGTATTTTATTCCCACTCAATCGTTGCTGGTGGTTTACCGCTGATATCATAAACAACACGGGAAATACCACTAACTTCATTGATAATACGGTTAGAAACGCGACCTAAGAAGTCATATGGTAGATGTGCCCAATGCGCTGTCATAAAATCCACAGTTTCAACTGCACGTAATGAAACAACCCAGTCATATTTACGACCGTCGCCCATAACACCCACTGAACGTACAGGT
It includes:
- a CDS encoding PD-(D/E)XK nuclease-like domain-containing protein; amino-acid sequence: MSDTKHLNVLIAKALLLNQDISDSEQVDALTAHINGDIEKEEFKQYDHFINITLLALSLVPNISSELSEEQIVNAIMSFIDNPDMRSVRHRVNHFNSLINPKTASIEVEKKEVPQDEVIFHVSNNNQNGQHKETEDIPQEENDQPAYFEPGRYPDIPNEVYHSSNGISSSMLKDARISLMYYELRHVTKVIERENKRCFDLGSAFHTLTMEPEKFDTEFSVKPIIPEGAFTTTETMKSWIDEYNNKLPKKLSQDELKAIIEEHNATLTPQLSTSGKAEELGQIYMQLPDEFKAIPEDGKFTGAAMKACIKAYNDTLPTPLKTSGNTDALLEQIYHHINPELYLSEVSKPEPLRKPVKKDDLMQVIKEVNPDAVFEDEIISQWLSDDSKIHVQTVDYEMANNMRSAVMNHKEASSLLNHPNRVSEVSYYGIDEDTGLEIRVRPDIEIQTENNRLGFDLKSVALGRFKQDAIESMIRREIINRDYHISAAMYCDVAMLDQFFWIFVNKDEHYHWVAIVEASPELLELGRAEYKKTLRDIREAMDTGYWPAPITTTLTIDITDFEQRKLEELQNEVA
- a CDS encoding RecT family recombinase translates to MSEVATLERNQSVMNNTSLLFNPESLDRIVKFAELMASGTATVPRHLQGKPSDCLAITMQSARWGMDPFVVGQKTHVINGVLGYEAQLVNAVITSSNAVVGRFHYKYGGDWEKIVGMKDKRDESGLFIEVGAILRGEEEITWGEPVYLADVQTRNSPLWKTMPKQQIAYLAVKYWARLYCPEVILGVYTPEELEDRPIKDITPPKERVSINEITTQKQSNNAEPVKEAQGEFIPKFDAQAFRLAIDDVQTVEEAKNIRAEIENLKNEMGINLFTELKNKAVQAYHRIDARNALEASINSLPESGSPEATEAFEKVDKLLKSSKRKLGDELYESFSITLDDMRPEYQ
- a CDS encoding helix-turn-helix transcriptional regulator, with amino-acid sequence MNIKLPINPIRMPAVLKLTGLSRSTIRTLEKKGDFPKRMYLSVRCVAWEAEEVDEWLKKRSQSRETPKCYTERKRNEAGQFVSNA
- a CDS encoding ASCH domain-containing protein, which gives rise to MKDRIKFNDVMLKAVIDGRKTQTRRPIKPQPKVTEDGLRYLSAWQDGYTLSEQVCAAWRHGFVDVDCPYGEIGDIINIANKDGNIKGKIEITDVWVQQVNNISESDAEAEGFNGKLNAHTSYFAVEWIAIYGIDSWVNNEWVWVIEFYYIKK
- a CDS encoding class I SAM-dependent methyltransferase, which produces MKPILDMCCGSRMFYFDKQDDRVLFNDIRAEEHILCDGRILNITPDIISDFKNLPFPNNTFYQVLFDPPHLIRVGKNSWMFKKYGSLNKDSWKEDLKKGFTEAFRVLKPNGTLLFKWNETQISVKQILALTNEKPTAVQRVGKNDKTHWIAFYKGNE
- a CDS encoding MT-A70 family methyltransferase produces the protein MKKYDLIYCDPPWDYKNKVSNGAAKNHYPTTSLFNLTHIPIHSIASDNAVLAMWYTGNFVLEAIKLAEAWGFKVRTMKAFTWVKFNPLAWQRIDKAIKNSELFNYHDLFELLDAETKMNGGNYTRANSEDVLIATRGNGLQRISASVKQIVFSCLGEHSEKPWEVKNRLEQLYGDVNRIELFARNMSQGWDAWGNQCPNNSIELINSHFICKE
- a CDS encoding tyrosine-type recombinase/integrase, which gives rise to MLTDTKLRSLKPQDKLYKVSDRDGLYVAVTKSGVISFRYDYRFNGRRETVTFGRYSADGITLAEARAELIEAKRLLSAGISPASKKRDGIESKKIGTVFKDYTVNFLNDAQYADSTRAMKEAIIEKEIYPVFGKLQLEEITTPRLRALCEKIKDRGAKATALQVREIVGSVFTYAIDRGYEITNPADAIKASSIGTFQARERAMSPKEIGILFRELENYSCYPTLKLAVKFVLLTLVRKSEFIHATWDEIDFKNRQWVIPKGRMKGRKEHVIYLSDQAMDILTGMKVCAMGSDYLMPGRYDIKKPLSNAALNNVIDGTVKRINEKGIEFEPVTVHDLRRTASTLLHEAGYNSDWIEKCLAHVQNGVRAVYNKAEYAEQRRKMLQEWADMVDEWIKEKD